The following proteins are encoded in a genomic region of Amycolatopsis sulphurea:
- a CDS encoding 4-hydroxy-3-methylbut-2-enyl diphosphate reductase has translation MTSASPGIEPAGRPTISSSSAAKRVLLAKPRGYCAGVDRAVVAVEKALELYGPPVYVRKEIVHNRHVVDTLRERGVIFVDETSEVPEGALVVFSAHGVSPAVHEEAAERNLRTIDATCPLVTKVHKEVNRFAKDDYDILLIGHEGHEEVEGTAGEAPDKVQLVDQAEDVAKVAVRDPSKVIWLSQTTLSVDETMERVDQLRERFPQLSDPPSDDICYATTNRQVAVKAMAAECDLVLVVGSTNSSNSKRLVEVALKAGARASYLIDFATEVDESWLDGVSTVGVTSGASVPDVLVMDLLTWLAERGYGQVDEVTTANEKIAFALPQELRKAAKADSGRS, from the coding sequence ATGACTTCAGCGAGTCCCGGAATCGAGCCCGCCGGCCGCCCGACGATCTCCTCGTCCAGCGCCGCCAAACGCGTGCTGCTCGCGAAGCCGCGTGGCTATTGCGCCGGCGTGGACCGCGCGGTCGTCGCCGTGGAGAAGGCGCTCGAGCTTTACGGTCCGCCGGTGTACGTGCGCAAGGAGATCGTGCACAACCGGCATGTCGTGGACACCCTGCGTGAACGGGGCGTGATCTTCGTCGACGAGACGTCCGAGGTGCCCGAAGGCGCGCTCGTGGTGTTCTCCGCGCACGGCGTGTCCCCGGCCGTGCACGAGGAGGCGGCCGAGCGCAACCTGCGCACGATCGACGCGACCTGCCCGCTCGTGACCAAAGTGCACAAGGAAGTCAACCGCTTCGCCAAGGACGATTACGACATCCTGCTGATCGGCCACGAGGGCCACGAGGAGGTCGAGGGCACGGCCGGGGAGGCGCCGGACAAGGTCCAGCTGGTGGACCAGGCCGAGGATGTGGCGAAGGTCGCCGTGCGCGACCCGTCGAAGGTGATCTGGCTGTCCCAGACGACCCTGTCGGTCGACGAGACGATGGAGCGGGTGGATCAGCTCCGGGAACGCTTCCCGCAGCTGAGCGACCCGCCGAGCGATGACATCTGTTATGCCACGACGAATCGCCAGGTGGCGGTCAAGGCGATGGCCGCGGAGTGCGATCTGGTCCTGGTGGTCGGCTCGACGAACTCGTCGAACTCCAAGCGCCTGGTCGAAGTCGCCCTGAAAGCGGGCGCCCGCGCTTCCTACTTGATCGACTTCGCCACCGAGGTCGACGAATCCTGGCTGGACGGTGTGTCGACGGTCGGCGTGACCTCCGGCGCCTCGGTCCCGGACGTCCTGGTGATGGACCTGCTGACCTGGCTCGCCGAACGCGGCTACGGCCAGGTGGACGAGGTGACGACGGCGAACGAGAAGATCGCCTTCGCCCTCCCACAGGAACTCCGGAAGGCGGCCAAAGCAGATTCCGGACGGTCCTGA
- a CDS encoding DUF6542 domain-containing protein, with protein MPWDERLVVGARRGLPWWAAVLVGFGLAVLGAIIDENIKGSLDFVFKAGYFLGAVIAVGAVQRRALFGPMVQPPLVLAITVPCVVLVSGGGSGGSDTLSKLLNIGTPLINGFPTMAITTGVTLLFGFFRIYRERDPNAPIKLKDGKPPQDRDEDEGPARARNRPPAGRTGQTPLPPGSRRPPRERGVDRPPPRRPRPPGDPGTRTRREPIDPNARGGGQTPQPPGRPRPPEGDPRRRDPRGEPPPRRRPRADEPPPSRPRPPRREPPRRQRPWDEEA; from the coding sequence GTGCCCTGGGACGAGCGTCTCGTCGTCGGCGCGAGGCGCGGGCTGCCCTGGTGGGCGGCCGTGCTCGTGGGTTTCGGCTTGGCCGTGCTCGGCGCCATCATCGACGAGAACATCAAGGGCAGCCTCGATTTCGTCTTCAAGGCGGGGTACTTCCTCGGGGCCGTGATCGCGGTCGGCGCGGTGCAGAGACGCGCTCTGTTCGGCCCGATGGTGCAGCCTCCGCTGGTGCTGGCCATCACGGTGCCGTGCGTGGTGCTGGTGAGCGGTGGTGGCTCCGGCGGTTCCGACACCCTGTCGAAGCTGCTCAACATCGGTACCCCGCTGATCAACGGCTTCCCGACGATGGCGATCACCACCGGGGTCACGCTGCTGTTCGGATTTTTCCGCATTTACCGCGAGCGCGATCCGAACGCCCCGATCAAGCTCAAAGACGGCAAACCGCCGCAGGATCGGGACGAGGACGAAGGTCCGGCGCGTGCGCGCAACCGGCCGCCTGCAGGACGTACCGGGCAGACGCCTCTGCCCCCCGGCTCCCGCCGGCCGCCGCGCGAACGTGGCGTCGATAGGCCGCCGCCGCGTCGGCCGCGGCCGCCCGGCGATCCCGGCACACGGACTCGGCGGGAACCCATCGACCCGAACGCCCGCGGTGGCGGGCAGACGCCCCAGCCGCCCGGCCGTCCGCGCCCGCCGGAGGGTGACCCGCGGCGCCGGGACCCGCGTGGAGAGCCGCCGCCACGACGCCGACCGCGTGCGGACGAACCGCCGCCCAGTCGTCCGCGTCCGCCGCGGCGGGAGCCGCCACGACGCCAGCGGCCATGGGACGAGGAGGCCTGA
- the rmuC gene encoding DNA recombination protein RmuC — METVITTAAVVLALILCVAVAVLWRLYNDGMRRADAAARLVAAERAKGDQQQLALRRYEVAFASIHGRGELGEQVLVETARALGLREGLHFTLQTDLGGGGSAKPDLVLNVGGGRAVPVDAKASMAIWAEAVETDDPEERLDALRVHVRQLRSRAAELASKGYQRWADAIYGTIMFVPSDAAVVAALDTDPELLRWLIDRRVFLCGPTGFGVLASAALFAASDRALVEDVEQVRTGAAAAHRAAGNAVEALNLSTTHLQRFVSARRRELEALEAFRTTVAPLTDASGSPAPVPQLRKGDEVTAS; from the coding sequence GTGGAAACGGTGATCACCACCGCGGCAGTCGTGCTCGCACTGATCCTGTGCGTCGCTGTCGCCGTGCTGTGGCGGCTGTACAACGACGGGATGCGCCGGGCCGACGCGGCCGCGCGCCTCGTCGCGGCCGAACGAGCGAAGGGCGATCAGCAGCAACTCGCTCTGCGCCGGTACGAGGTGGCGTTCGCGTCCATCCACGGCCGGGGCGAGCTCGGCGAACAGGTACTGGTGGAAACCGCGCGAGCGCTGGGCTTGCGGGAAGGACTGCATTTCACCCTCCAGACCGACCTCGGCGGCGGCGGAAGCGCCAAACCGGACCTGGTGCTCAACGTCGGTGGCGGCCGGGCGGTTCCGGTCGACGCAAAGGCGAGCATGGCGATCTGGGCGGAGGCAGTAGAGACCGACGACCCCGAAGAGCGGCTCGACGCACTGCGCGTCCATGTCCGGCAGCTGCGTTCCCGCGCGGCGGAGCTGGCGAGCAAGGGCTACCAGCGCTGGGCGGACGCGATCTACGGCACGATCATGTTCGTCCCGTCCGATGCGGCCGTGGTCGCCGCACTGGACACCGACCCGGAGCTGCTGCGCTGGCTCATCGACCGCCGGGTGTTCCTTTGTGGACCAACCGGATTCGGGGTGCTGGCCTCGGCCGCGTTGTTCGCGGCCAGCGATCGAGCGCTCGTGGAAGACGTGGAACAGGTCCGGACCGGTGCGGCCGCAGCGCACCGGGCGGCCGGAAATGCCGTGGAGGCCCTGAACCTGTCCACTACGCATCTGCAGCGCTTCGTATCCGCGCGACGGCGGGAATTGGAGGCGCTGGAGGCGTTTCGCACCACCGTGGCACCACTTACCGATGCGTCCGGCAGCCCGGCACCGGTTCCGCAGCTACGGAAGGGAGACGAAGTGACAGCTAGCTGA
- a CDS encoding exonuclease SbcCD subunit D: MIVLHTSDWHLGRTFHGADLLAEQEAVLTHIAELVEREAVDVVVVAGDIYDRAVPSAEAVRVATTALTRIRRAGAELVLTPGNHDSAARLGAFADFAAAGGLHLRATVAGIAEPVLLQDEHGPVAFYGLPYLEPEPSRHALGVPEARGHTGVLGEAMRRVRDDLAGRPATRSVVLAHAFVTGGEPSESERTIAVGGVEQVPGSVFDGVDYVALGHLHGPQILAEHLRYSGSPLAYSFSEARQRKSVWLVDLDGDGLAGVRRHELPVPRPLAALSGELTALLTDPDHEQWCEHFLSVTVTDRVRPVDAMRRLRERFPYAVHLDWRPEGGIPGAELKYAEAVRGRSDVEIARSFLDDCRGAAPNEREERLVHLALEAANRAEVAKL; encoded by the coding sequence GTGATCGTTCTCCACACTTCCGACTGGCACCTCGGCCGCACGTTCCACGGCGCCGACCTGCTCGCCGAGCAGGAGGCCGTCCTCACGCACATCGCCGAACTCGTCGAGCGCGAGGCGGTCGACGTCGTGGTGGTGGCCGGCGACATCTACGACCGCGCGGTGCCCTCCGCCGAAGCGGTCCGGGTCGCCACGACCGCGCTTACCCGCATTCGCCGGGCGGGCGCGGAGCTGGTGCTGACCCCGGGCAACCATGATTCGGCGGCGCGGCTCGGCGCGTTCGCGGACTTCGCGGCAGCCGGTGGCCTGCACCTGCGGGCGACCGTCGCCGGTATCGCGGAACCCGTTCTGCTGCAGGACGAACACGGTCCGGTGGCGTTCTACGGCCTGCCCTACCTCGAGCCCGAGCCGTCGCGGCATGCGCTGGGCGTGCCGGAGGCGCGTGGCCACACCGGTGTGCTCGGCGAGGCGATGCGCCGGGTGCGGGACGATCTGGCCGGGCGCCCGGCCACCCGGTCGGTGGTGCTGGCGCATGCGTTCGTGACCGGTGGCGAGCCCAGTGAGTCGGAGCGGACCATCGCGGTCGGTGGTGTCGAGCAAGTGCCCGGTTCGGTGTTCGACGGCGTGGATTACGTCGCGCTCGGGCATCTGCACGGCCCGCAGATCCTCGCCGAACACCTGCGTTACTCCGGCAGTCCGCTGGCCTACTCGTTTTCCGAGGCGAGGCAACGGAAATCGGTTTGGCTCGTGGACCTCGACGGCGACGGTCTCGCCGGCGTGCGACGGCATGAGCTGCCGGTACCGCGGCCGCTCGCGGCCCTTTCCGGGGAACTGACCGCGCTGCTCACCGATCCGGACCACGAGCAGTGGTGTGAGCATTTCCTCTCGGTCACCGTCACCGACCGGGTCCGTCCGGTCGATGCGATGCGCCGATTGCGGGAGCGATTTCCGTATGCAGTGCACCTGGACTGGCGGCCGGAAGGAGGAATCCCCGGTGCGGAATTGAAGTACGCGGAAGCGGTGCGCGGCCGCAGTGATGTCGAGATCGCCCGGAGTTTCCTCGATGATTGCCGAGGCGCCGCCCCGAATGAGCGGGAAGAGCGGCTCGTGCACCTCGCGCTCGAAGCGGCGAACCGGGCGGAGGTGGCGAAACTGTGA
- a CDS encoding AAA family ATPase, which translates to MRLHLLEVEAFGPYARREVIDFDALGADGLFLLHGDTGAGKTTLLDAIAFALFGVVPGARGDVKRLRCDLAGSEQRTEVVLELTVQGQRLRIVRSPEYERPKKRGAGVTTQQARVSLTWIGAPPTGLPPDGLIRIDEVARAVERLLGMTAAQFFQVVLLPQGEFAKFLRSDTTEREKLLERLFGTERFSGVERWFADLRTERGRELEKRQLEVRELLARYVQEAQQDPPEEGRADWAETVLAEVATQALAAETEAEQARSASSAADALLREAEEDVEKIRRVRIAHTRLAQLAEQADERAGWVDEIAAARRAAAVVPEVELLERRTAELGDAQIREAERSRDLAGLGFDTAGFAVADLRERAGSLREEAGALAELAAEARQQEVDEQRQAAQAKALEEAAGQVADVTEKLAVLPDQLAAARAAAGAAGEAAAKLDGAVAKVDELTAVARAAEELPAVVARVERGEEKLREAVDVHQSARQHRLDLRERRLAGMAAELASGLADGAPCPVCGSAAHPAPAGHEVELVDPAEERAAEEAEQRASAMRQRVVSTLEEVKARAEVLRERLDGRTAESVAAELAGARAAVAGLTEQAQRKDRMARQVGELELQTEQLAERRRRAEQAVTETTGEIRALAERLAEREQRLVAGRGDFPDVRTRRQHLLTVAGAFDETAEARTAVESAESRLSEQRGVVEISLHAKGFATLEEMRAAVREDEQITKLEQGLAEAEAMTAGARELLAQPDLFGISPDDVVEVAPKAAAAKSARERAETTYVRRQALTAQHRELEKLAGRMGKALAELAPVEEEYAELRALSEVVNGRGQNARKMSLRSYVLAARLEEVALAASARLRTMSQGRYSFVHSDAAGARGTRGGLGLDVLDDYSGAIRPAKTLSGGESFLASLSLALGLADVVAGETGGALLDTLFVDEGFGTLDAETLDVVMNILDELRAGGRVVGLVSHVEELRQRIPTRLRVRKARAGSTVELTMA; encoded by the coding sequence GTGAGACTGCACCTGCTGGAAGTGGAGGCATTCGGCCCGTATGCGCGTCGAGAGGTCATCGATTTCGACGCGCTCGGCGCCGACGGCCTCTTCCTCCTGCACGGCGACACCGGCGCGGGCAAGACCACGTTGCTCGACGCGATCGCCTTCGCGTTGTTCGGTGTGGTGCCGGGCGCGCGCGGGGACGTCAAGCGGCTGCGGTGCGATCTTGCGGGGTCCGAGCAGCGCACGGAGGTGGTGCTGGAGCTGACCGTGCAGGGGCAGCGGCTGCGGATCGTGCGCAGTCCGGAATACGAACGGCCGAAGAAGCGCGGCGCCGGAGTCACCACGCAGCAGGCCCGGGTCTCGCTGACCTGGATCGGTGCGCCACCGACCGGGCTGCCACCCGACGGGCTGATCCGGATCGACGAGGTGGCGCGTGCGGTCGAGCGTCTGCTGGGTATGACCGCCGCGCAGTTCTTCCAGGTCGTGCTGCTGCCGCAGGGTGAGTTCGCGAAGTTCCTCCGCAGTGACACCACCGAGCGGGAGAAGCTACTGGAGCGGCTCTTCGGCACGGAGCGGTTCTCCGGCGTCGAACGCTGGTTCGCTGACCTGCGCACCGAGCGTGGCCGGGAGCTGGAGAAGCGGCAGCTGGAAGTACGCGAGCTGCTGGCCCGCTACGTACAGGAAGCCCAGCAGGATCCGCCGGAAGAAGGGCGTGCGGACTGGGCGGAAACCGTGCTGGCCGAGGTCGCCACTCAAGCTCTGGCGGCCGAAACCGAAGCGGAACAAGCACGTTCCGCGTCCTCGGCGGCGGATGCCTTGCTACGAGAAGCTGAGGAGGACGTGGAGAAGATCCGCCGCGTCCGCATCGCGCACACCCGGCTGGCGCAGCTCGCCGAGCAGGCGGATGAACGGGCCGGATGGGTCGACGAGATCGCGGCCGCCCGGCGGGCGGCCGCGGTGGTGCCCGAGGTCGAGCTGCTCGAACGACGCACCGCCGAGCTCGGCGACGCCCAGATACGCGAGGCAGAACGCAGTCGCGACCTCGCCGGTCTGGGATTCGATACCGCCGGATTCGCCGTGGCCGACCTGCGGGAACGAGCGGGTTCGCTGCGGGAGGAAGCAGGGGCGCTCGCCGAGCTGGCTGCGGAAGCCCGGCAGCAGGAGGTCGACGAGCAGCGCCAGGCAGCACAGGCCAAGGCCCTCGAAGAGGCCGCCGGGCAGGTTGCCGATGTCACGGAGAAGCTAGCCGTGCTGCCGGACCAGCTCGCTGCGGCGCGGGCTGCGGCAGGAGCGGCCGGTGAAGCCGCGGCCAAATTGGACGGCGCAGTGGCGAAGGTGGATGAGCTGACCGCCGTGGCTCGTGCCGCCGAGGAACTGCCCGCCGTGGTGGCCAGGGTCGAGCGTGGCGAGGAGAAGCTTCGAGAAGCGGTCGATGTGCACCAGTCGGCCCGGCAACACCGATTGGATCTGCGGGAGCGGCGATTGGCCGGGATGGCTGCGGAACTGGCGTCCGGGCTGGCGGACGGCGCGCCGTGTCCGGTCTGCGGTTCGGCAGCGCACCCGGCGCCGGCCGGGCACGAGGTCGAACTGGTCGATCCCGCCGAAGAACGGGCCGCCGAAGAGGCCGAACAGCGGGCTTCGGCGATGCGGCAACGGGTGGTCTCCACCTTGGAGGAGGTCAAGGCCCGAGCCGAGGTATTGCGCGAACGGCTGGACGGGCGAACCGCCGAATCGGTGGCGGCCGAGCTGGCCGGAGCACGGGCGGCGGTTGCCGGGCTGACCGAACAGGCCCAGCGCAAGGACCGCATGGCTCGGCAGGTCGGCGAGCTGGAACTTCAGACGGAACAGCTGGCCGAGCGCCGTCGCCGGGCAGAACAGGCAGTGACCGAGACGACCGGCGAAATCCGCGCCTTGGCGGAGCGGCTCGCCGAACGCGAGCAGCGGCTGGTGGCCGGCCGGGGCGACTTCCCGGATGTTCGCACGCGGCGGCAGCACCTCCTCACTGTCGCCGGTGCCTTCGACGAGACCGCCGAGGCACGGACTGCCGTCGAAAGCGCGGAGTCCCGTCTCTCCGAGCAACGGGGTGTTGTCGAGATTTCGTTGCACGCCAAGGGTTTCGCCACCCTCGAAGAGATGCGCGCCGCAGTCCGCGAGGACGAACAGATCACCAAACTCGAACAGGGTCTCGCCGAGGCCGAGGCGATGACCGCCGGTGCGCGCGAGCTGCTTGCGCAACCGGACCTGTTCGGGATCTCGCCGGACGACGTCGTGGAGGTCGCGCCGAAGGCCGCGGCCGCCAAGTCCGCACGCGAGCGTGCGGAGACGACATACGTGCGCCGGCAGGCGCTGACTGCGCAGCATCGGGAACTGGAGAAACTCGCCGGCCGGATGGGCAAAGCGCTTGCCGAACTGGCTCCGGTCGAAGAGGAATACGCCGAGCTGCGCGCACTGTCCGAAGTGGTCAATGGGCGGGGGCAGAACGCCCGGAAGATGTCGTTGCGTTCGTACGTCCTCGCTGCCCGGCTGGAGGAGGTCGCGCTCGCCGCGAGTGCCCGTCTGCGCACGATGAGTCAGGGGCGGTACTCGTTCGTGCACTCGGATGCCGCAGGTGCCCGCGGCACTCGCGGCGGGCTGGGGCTCGACGTGCTGGACGACTATTCCGGCGCCATCCGGCCGGCGAAGACGCTGTCGGGTGGGGAGTCCTTCCTGGCGTCGTTGTCACTCGCACTGGGTCTTGCCGACGTCGTCGCAGGCGAGACCGGTGGTGCTCTGCTCGACACGCTCTTCGTGGACGAAGGCTTCGGCACCCTCGACGCCGAGACCCTGGACGTGGTGATGAACATCCTCGACGAACTCCGGGCCGGCGGCCGCGTGGTCGGTCTGGTGTCCCACGTCGAGGAGCTGCGCCAACGCATCCCGACCCGCCTCCGGGTGCGGAAGGCGCGTGCCGGCTCGACCGTGGAGCTGACCATGGCCTGA
- a CDS encoding methylated-DNA--[protein]-cysteine S-methyltransferase, giving the protein MSTAFWSTMDTKAGPFTAVVAGDGAVLASGWTADVAELTPLISPALAPATLAERRDLGPVSTAVHRYHAGDLDVIADVEVRQRSGAFREHAWEMLRKVSAGSPVSYAEYAGMTGNPNAVRAAASACARNAAALFVPCHRVIRTGGALGNFRWGTDTKRWLLTHEQPA; this is encoded by the coding sequence GTGAGCACTGCTTTCTGGTCCACTATGGACACCAAGGCCGGGCCGTTCACCGCCGTGGTGGCCGGCGACGGCGCCGTACTCGCCTCCGGCTGGACCGCCGACGTCGCCGAGCTGACGCCGCTCATTTCCCCGGCGCTGGCCCCGGCCACACTGGCCGAACGCCGGGACCTCGGCCCGGTCAGCACGGCCGTGCACCGCTACCACGCCGGCGACCTGGACGTCATCGCAGACGTCGAAGTCCGCCAACGCTCCGGCGCTTTCCGCGAGCACGCCTGGGAAATGCTCCGGAAAGTATCTGCCGGAAGCCCCGTCAGCTACGCCGAGTACGCCGGCATGACCGGCAACCCGAACGCCGTTCGCGCTGCTGCTTCGGCCTGTGCTCGTAACGCTGCCGCCCTCTTCGTCCCTTGTCACCGGGTGATCCGCACCGGCGGTGCCCTAGGCAACTTCCGCTGGGGTACGGACACCAAACGCTGGCTCCTCACCCACGAACAGCCCGCCTGA
- a CDS encoding DNA-3-methyladenine glycosylase 2 family protein, protein MASTSTPVWRDTERCYRAVTARDQRFDGQFIMAVRTTGIYCRPSCPALTPKAQNVRFYPTSAAAQAGGYRACRRCLPDAVPGSPHWNVRADLAARAMRLISDGLVERDGVPGLARRLGYSERQLGRVLTAELGAGPLALARAHRAHSARLLIEMSQLPLTDVAFAAGFSSVRQFNETIREVFATTPSQLRAASLRRGRRGEPSTATRLSLRLPFRAPFDVHGVLRYHASGALRGIEAFEGGATVVGYGRTLRLPHGAGVFWTCPQPDHVRCDLALTDLRDLGSAVTRIRRLLDLDADPEAVARVLAADPALAPLVTATPGVRVPGAVDGSEVLLRTLLGNSAARLVHLGEPLSLHLGEPTSDGPGPTRAGDSVRPGSDSPVLCSEPTSPHLHELSSARLGGPLPAEAAHSTEPDSPSSVESGPSFPVAVSGAAAPRAAVSESVPPCARRSSEPPMDTLTTLFPTPEAVADADVTPLVRKAATALADGRLDLHVGRDPDELRDDLLATGVDPATTAYVVMRLLGSPDVLLSADPAVRQGADALGIDLATSARAWRPWSSYAGMYLRTLAVQAVRGEFS, encoded by the coding sequence ATGGCCTCCACGAGCACTCCGGTCTGGCGCGACACCGAGCGTTGCTACCGGGCTGTCACCGCCCGCGACCAGCGGTTCGACGGCCAGTTCATCATGGCCGTACGCACCACGGGGATCTACTGCCGCCCGTCGTGCCCAGCGCTCACGCCGAAGGCGCAGAACGTGCGTTTCTACCCGACGTCGGCGGCCGCGCAGGCCGGCGGATACCGCGCGTGCCGCCGGTGCCTGCCCGATGCCGTACCGGGGTCGCCGCACTGGAACGTCCGCGCCGACCTGGCCGCCCGCGCAATGCGACTGATCTCCGACGGCCTCGTCGAACGCGACGGCGTACCCGGCCTCGCAAGACGGCTCGGCTACTCGGAGCGCCAGCTTGGCCGCGTCCTGACAGCCGAATTGGGCGCCGGCCCACTCGCTCTCGCACGCGCCCACCGAGCGCATTCGGCGCGGCTGTTGATCGAGATGTCACAGCTACCTCTCACCGACGTCGCGTTCGCTGCGGGCTTTTCGAGCGTCCGACAGTTCAACGAGACGATCCGCGAGGTCTTCGCGACGACGCCGTCCCAGCTACGTGCAGCGAGCCTCCGCCGGGGCCGTCGCGGCGAACCAAGCACCGCGACGCGCCTTAGCCTGCGCCTGCCGTTCCGCGCGCCGTTCGACGTACACGGTGTGTTGCGCTACCACGCTTCAGGCGCGCTTCGCGGCATCGAAGCCTTCGAAGGCGGTGCTACTGTCGTCGGCTACGGCCGTACGCTCCGGCTGCCCCACGGCGCCGGCGTGTTCTGGACCTGCCCTCAGCCCGACCATGTCCGCTGTGACCTGGCCCTGACCGACTTGCGTGACCTGGGCAGCGCTGTCACCCGGATCCGCCGGTTGCTGGATCTGGACGCGGATCCGGAGGCCGTCGCCCGGGTGCTGGCCGCCGACCCGGCGCTGGCCCCTCTCGTCACCGCCACCCCCGGCGTCCGGGTTCCTGGCGCGGTCGATGGCTCGGAAGTCCTGCTCCGGACCTTGCTGGGAAACAGCGCGGCGCGCCTCGTCCACCTCGGTGAGCCGCTGTCACTTCACCTCGGTGAGCCGACCTCGGACGGACCCGGCCCGACCCGTGCGGGGGACTCGGTCCGCCCCGGCTCGGACTCGCCGGTCCTCTGCAGCGAGCCAACTTCGCCGCACCTGCACGAGCTGTCCTCGGCGCGTCTCGGGGGACCGCTCCCGGCTGAGGCGGCTCACTCAACCGAGCCTGATTCCCCATCGTCAGTGGAGAGCGGGCCCAGCTTCCCCGTCGCCGTATCCGGGGCCGCCGCGCCCCGTGCCGCCGTATCCGAGTCCGTCCCGCCTTGCGCCCGCCGATCGTCCGAGCCGCCGATGGACACTCTCACCACCCTGTTCCCGACACCTGAGGCAGTCGCCGACGCCGACGTGACACCGTTGGTCCGCAAAGCCGCCACCGCGCTGGCCGATGGACGCCTCGACCTGCACGTCGGCCGCGACCCGGACGAGCTGCGCGATGACCTGCTCGCCACCGGCGTTGATCCGGCGACCACCGCTTACGTCGTGATGCGTCTGCTCGGCTCGCCCGACGTGCTGCTGTCCGCCGATCCCGCCGTACGGCAAGGTGCCGATGCGCTGGGCATCGACCTGGCGACTTCGGCACGCGCATGGCGACCGTGGAGTTCGTATGCGGGCATGTACCTCCGTACTCTCGCTGTTCAAGCCGTTCGAGGAGAATTTTCGTGA
- the ychF gene encoding redox-regulated ATPase YchF produces MSLTLGIVGLPNVGKSTLFNALTRNDVLAANYPFATIEPNVGVVPLPDPRLDKLAEVFSSEKTVPAVVSFVDIAGIVKGASEGAGLGNKFLANIREANAICQVIRVFDDPDVVHVDGRIDPSSDIETINTELILADLQTLEKALPRLEKEARTKKEARPALENAQQAKEILDAGRTLFQAQKEIDAESLRELSLLTTKPFLYVFNADESILTDEARREELTKLVAPADAVFLDAKVEAELLELDDEESVRELLESVGQPEPGLHALARAGFHTLGLQTYLTAGPKESRAWTVPQGATAPQAAGVIHTDFERGFIKAEVVSFTDLVEAGSMAAARSAGKVRMEGKDYVMADGDVVEFRHGATSSLTKKA; encoded by the coding sequence GTGAGTCTCACCCTCGGCATCGTCGGCCTGCCCAACGTCGGCAAGTCCACCCTGTTCAACGCGCTGACCCGCAACGACGTGCTCGCCGCGAACTACCCGTTCGCCACGATCGAGCCGAACGTCGGGGTGGTGCCGCTGCCGGACCCGCGGCTGGACAAGCTCGCCGAGGTCTTCTCCTCGGAGAAGACGGTCCCCGCTGTGGTGTCCTTTGTGGACATCGCGGGCATCGTGAAGGGGGCTTCCGAGGGAGCCGGGCTCGGCAACAAGTTCCTGGCCAACATCCGCGAGGCCAATGCGATCTGCCAGGTCATCCGGGTGTTCGACGATCCGGACGTGGTGCACGTGGACGGCCGCATCGACCCGTCCAGCGACATCGAGACGATCAACACCGAGCTGATCCTCGCCGACCTGCAGACGCTGGAGAAGGCGCTGCCGCGGCTGGAGAAGGAGGCCCGGACCAAGAAGGAGGCCCGTCCGGCGCTGGAGAACGCGCAGCAGGCCAAGGAGATCCTCGACGCCGGGCGCACGCTGTTCCAGGCGCAGAAGGAGATCGACGCCGAGTCGCTGCGGGAACTGAGCCTGCTCACCACCAAGCCGTTCCTCTACGTCTTCAACGCCGACGAGAGCATCCTGACCGACGAGGCGCGTCGCGAGGAGCTGACCAAGCTGGTCGCCCCGGCGGACGCGGTGTTCCTGGACGCGAAGGTGGAGGCGGAGCTGCTCGAACTGGACGACGAGGAGTCCGTGCGCGAGCTGCTCGAATCCGTCGGCCAGCCGGAGCCGGGCCTGCACGCGCTGGCCCGCGCCGGATTCCACACGCTCGGCCTGCAGACCTACCTGACCGCGGGCCCGAAGGAATCCCGCGCCTGGACGGTTCCGCAGGGCGCCACCGCCCCGCAGGCCGCGGGCGTCATCCACACCGACTTCGAGCGCGGCTTCATCAAGGCCGAGGTGGTCTCCTTCACCGACCTGGTCGAGGCGGGCTCCATGGCCGCCGCCCGTTCCGCGGGCAAGGTCCGAATGGAAGGCAAGGACTACGTGATGGCCGACGGCGACGTGGTCGAGTTCCGACACGGTGCAACCTCAAGTCTCACCAAAAAGGCGTAA